Genomic DNA from Modestobacter versicolor:
GTCGGTGACCGCGACCAGCACGAGGAGGAGCAGCAGGGTGCCGCGCAGGGTGATCTGCGCCGTCTCGTTCCGCCCGGCCCGGACGACGTCGGCCAGCCGGCTGCCTTCCCGGATGCCGTGCCGCAGCAGGCCCAGTGCGACCGCCAGCACGGCGACGCCGCCGAGCGCTACCAGCGCGCTGAGGCGGCCCTGGCTGCCGAGGAACACCGCGATCACCAGGACCGGCAGCAGCTCACCGACCCCGCCTGTGGCCAGCAGGTGCCGCCCCAGCCGCCCGCGCAGCAGCCCGGCCTCCCGCAGGACCGGCAGCAGGGTCCCCAGCGCCGTGGTGGTGAGGCCGAGGGCAACCGGCAGGAACGCCTCGACCAGTCCGGCGGTGGTCAGGACGCCCACGACGCCGGTGGCCAGGCCGAACGAGATCGCCCAGGAGAGCAGTGCCCGCCGGCCGGCGTCCTCGCGGAACAGGCGCAGGTCGATCTCGTACCCGGCCAGCAGGAACACGAAGCCCAGCCCGACGTCGGCGAGCACCCGCACGTCCGCCGGCGACCCGAGCCCCAGGCCGTCGGGTCCGATCAGGGCGCCGCCGGCGAGGAGCAGGACCACCTGCGGGATCGGCAACCGGGGGAGGAGCCCCACCAGCAGAGCCGCGACCAGCGCGACTGCAGCCACCGCCGCGAGCGTGTCGATCGAGGTGACGTCGTCCACCGGCTCTCCCCTCGGCCCCGCGACCGGCGCAGCTGCGTGTCGCGGATCGTGGCGCGCGCCGGTCCAACCGCACTCCAAACGCCACGGCGGCACGGTGCGCTTGGAGTGCCGTTGGAGCCGCCCGGCGGAGCGTCCGCCTGGACCTGATCGGCGCACCACCGGACCTGGAGAGCGCGATGAGCACGGCGGCCCGGGACGACCACGGCGATCACGGGGCTGCCCGGCCGGTGCAGCGGCACCGGCGGCTCCGGCGGCGGGTGGTCGCGACCGTCGGGGCCACCGTCCTCGCGTTCGCCGGTGTCCTGGTCGTCCTGGAGGGGCCGCGGGTCCTCGGGGACGCCGCCGAGCGCCCGGGGCTCGACGCCTTCTACGAACAGCCGCCGGGTGCGACCGACGGCGCCCCGGGCACGCTGGTGCGCGACGAGGCGCTCGAGGGCACCCCGCCCGGGTCACGCGCGTGGCGGGTCATGTACCGGTCCACCGACCTGGACGGTCGGACCGTCGTGGTGACCGCAGCGGTGATCACGCCGCTCGGCCCCGCCCCGTCCGGAGGCCGCACGGTCCTGGTGTGGGGCCACCCCACGACCGGGACCGCCGCCTCCTGCGCCCCCTCCCGTGGGTTCGACCCGTTCATCGGCATCGAGGGGTTGCGGCTGATGCTGGACCGCGGGTACACCGTCGTCGCTCCGGACTACGTCGGGATGGGCACCGACGGGCCGGACTCCTACCTGGTCGGGGCCACCGCCGCCCACACCCTGCTGGACGCCGTCCGTGCGGCCCAGCACGTCGAGGGCGCCGAGGCCGGCAGTCGGGTTGTGCTCTGGGGACACTCGCAGGGCGGGCAGGCGGTCCTCCTGGCGGCCGAGGACCAGCCGGGGTACGCCCCCGAGCTGGACGTCGCCGCGGTGGCTGCCGCCGCCCCTGCGGCCGACCTGACCGCGCTGGTGCGCTCGCACCTGGACGACATCTCCGGGGTCACGATCGGTTCGTATGCCTTCCCGGCCTTCGCGCAGGCGTACGGGGGCAGCGTGCCCGGCGCCCGGCTCGAGGACGTCCTGACCTCCGCAGCCAGGCAGGCGCTTCCGGGGATGAACCGGCTCTGCCTGCTGTCGCACCTCGGCGAACTGCACCGCATCGGCGAACCGCTCGTCGGCGACTTCTTCTCCGTGGACCCCACCACGACCCAGCCGTGGGCCGCCCTGCTGCGTGAGAACTCGGCGGGTTCGCGCGTCATCTCCGCGCCGGTGTTCGTCGCGCAGGGGGCGGAGGACGAGCTGGTGCTGCCCGCCGACACGGACGCGTTCGTGCAGGCGGCCCGGCAGCGGGGGGACGACGTCCACCTCGAGCCCGTCGCGCACGCGTCGCACGCGACGATCGCCTACCTCTCGCTGCCGGCGCTCGGCCGGTGGCTCGACGAGCAGCACGTCTGACCGGCCCGCCGTGCCCACGTCCCAGCTGCACGTCCCGAGCCGAGAGGGTGCGCCATGACAGCCCCGGTGATCCGCGCACCGGCCCCCGCGCCCGGTGGCGACGAGGTGGTCGTGGTGCTCACCTCGGCCCTGCTGGCCGGCGGGCCGGCCGACCTCCGGTGGCTGCTGCAGGGCGTGCTGCTGAGCGGAGCGCGCCGGATCGTCGTCGACCTCGGGGAGGTCGACTCCGTTGCCGGCCGGGCGCTGGCGACCCTCCTCACGGCGCACCGCATCTGCCGCGCCCGGGGTGGGGGAGTGGTCCTGCGGGGCGCCGACCCGCGCACCCGGGACACGCTGCGCCGCACCGGCCTCTGGCGGGTGCTGCACGTGCAGTGCGGATCCGGCCCGGCGCAGGCGCGGTCCGGGACGTCAGCCGACGAGGCCGGGGAGCAGCGCCGGGCCGAGCTGCCGCTCGCCGTCGTGCCATGACCGGTCGAACTCGCCGGGCCCCAGGGCCCCACGGGCCTCCCGCATGAGGTCACGGGTGGCAGGGTTCATCGGCCACGTCAGCCCGGAGCGGCGCAACTCCCGCCGGGCGGCGGCGAACAGCCGGACGGCCTCGCGGTGCTGCCCGGCGGAGACCATGAGGCCGGCACGGACCTCGGCCCAGATCCCGACGTCCCGGGAACCGACCAGGAGCACCGCCTCGGCCACCCGGTCCCACCACCGGAGGGCGTCCCCGGGCGTGTCCGCCTGTGCCGTCGCGGCCGTCGCCGCGACCCAGGCCACGAGCGGGTTCCCCTCAGCGCGGGCCTGCTCGTGGACGTCCGCTGCCGCGGCCGACGGCGTCCCCGTGCGCTGCGGAGCGGCGGTGAGCAGAGCCAGGGCGTCGGCCAGCAGCCGGACCTCGCGGTCGCCGGTGGTGTCCGCGATGCCTGCCACCGCGACCACGAGCCGGGCGGCCTGGTCGTCGGCCTGCCGGGTGTGGGCGGCGAGAGCGCACGTGGCCATGAGCTCGGCCAGGTCCACGAGGCGGTCGGTCGACGCGGCACCGATCGGCGCCAGGGCGGCGTCGAGGTGCGGTAGGGAGAGGTCGGAGCGCCCGCGGAGGAGCTCGTGCCCGAGCAGGGTGAGGTGAGCGCTCGCGGTGTCGGCGGGGTCCAGGCCGGGCAGCTCCAGGGCGAGTCGCAGCCAGCGCCCCGCCTCGACGGTGCGCTCGCGGTAGTACCAGAACATCGACAGGTGGGAGAGCAGCCGTCCAGCGGTCGGGTCCGGTGCCTCGACGAGGAGGTGCTGCAAGGTGGCGCGCACCGTGGCATAGGCGTCGGCCACGGCGTCGTACCAGTCGCCGCCGGCTGCGCTCAGGCGCGGGCGGCCGGCGAGCAGCGAGGCGACCCAGGTGTCCCGGCGGCGCACGGCGGCCGCGGTCTCGTCGTGCGCGGCCAGGCTGTGGGCGGCGTGGCCGCGAACGGTGGCCAGCTGGCTGAAGAGGGACGGTCCGGGCGCGCGGCCGAGCCGGACGGGGTGCAGCAGGGACCGGTGCGTCAGCAGGGCGAGCAGCTCGGGCACATCGGCGGCCTCCACCGGGTCGGCCGCGGCCACCGCGGTCGCCGCCGAGCGGGTGATCGGTCCGGGGAGCACGGACAGTCGACGGTGCACCGCCTGCTCCTGCGGGCTGAGCAGCCGGTGGCTCCACTCGATCGCCGCCCGCACGCTCTGCCGGTGGTCTGCCCCGGCCCGACCGAGCCGGCGCAGGCCGCTGGCGTCTGCCGACACCTGGTCCGCGATCTCCGTGAGGGTCGCCGAGCGGACCCGCGCGGCCGCCAGCTCCAGGGCGAGGGGAACCCCGTCGAGCGCCTCGCAGATCCGCTCGGCGACGACCACCACGTCGTCGTCGACGGTCAGAGTCGGATCGGCGGACCCCAGCCGTGCCAGGAACAGCTCCAGCGCCGGCGACCGGCCGGGCCCCTCCTCCGGATCCGCGGCGAGAGGGTCCGCTGACGCGGTGAGGGGCAGGGGTCCCAGTGGCCACACCACCTCGCCGGGCACGGCGACGGGCTCACGGCTGGTCACCAGGAGAACGCACTGCCCCGCACCGGCCTGCACCTCGCCGACGACCTCGGCGACGGCGTCGAGCAGGTGCTCGGCGTTGTCGAGGACGACGAGCATGCGCCGGTCGCGGAGGTGGTCACGGAGTGCGTCGCCCGCGCTCCCGCTCACCGGGGCGGCGAGGCCGAGCGTGGTGGTGAGGACGTCGACCACGAGCTCGGGGCGGTCCACGGCGGTGAGGTCGACGAACCAGGCCCCGTCGGGGAAGGCCTCGACGACCGCCGCCGCCACCTCGACAGCCAGGCGGGTCTTCCCGCAACCGGCGGCTCCGGTGACGGTGACGAGGCGTCGCGTCCGGACGAGATCGGTGAGGGCCTGCAGGTCGGTGGCGCGCCCGATCAGCGGTTCGGCGCGGGCCGGGAGGTGTGCGGCCGGAACGGTGGCAGACCGGCTCGGCCGCACGGTCACCGGTGGGGGAGCGGGCGCCAGTGCCGGGTCCTGGGCGAGCACCCGCCGGTGCACTTCCCGCAGCTCCGTCCCGGGTTCGGTGCCCAGCTCGTCGAGCAGCCTCGTGCGGGCCCGCTGGTAGGCCTGCAGGGCCTCTTCCGCGCGGCCGGTGCGGTACAGGCCGATCATCCGCTGGGCCCAGAGCCGCTCGCGGTAGGGCGTCTCCTCGATCAGCCGGGCGACGTCACTGAGGGCGCGGTCGGTGGCCCCCGTGCCGAGCAGAGCGTCGATCCGGCGTTCCCGGAGCTCGGCGGCGATCTCCTCCAGGCGCACCAGGAACGGGACGATCCACTCCTGCGCGGCGATCTGCTCGTATGGGGTGCCGCGCCACAGCGCCAGTGCCTCGTCGCACCGGGCCAGCACGTCGGCCGGCTCGCCGTCGGTGGCCAGCGCGCGCGTCTCGTCGGCGAGGTGCTCGAACCGGGCGCTGTCGACCTGGTCGGCTCGCGCCAGCAGGCGGTATCCACCGCTGTCGTTGACCAGGACGCCCGGCGCCTCGCCGCGGCCGCGACCGGGCTCGAGCAGCCGACGCAGGCGCCACACGTGCGACTCGAGGGTCCCCTCGGCCTTGGCGGGGGGCC
This window encodes:
- a CDS encoding cation:proton antiporter is translated as MDDVTSIDTLAAVAAVALVAALLVGLLPRLPIPQVVLLLAGGALIGPDGLGLGSPADVRVLADVGLGFVFLLAGYEIDLRLFREDAGRRALLSWAISFGLATGVVGVLTTAGLVEAFLPVALGLTTTALGTLLPVLREAGLLRGRLGRHLLATGGVGELLPVLVIAVFLGSQGRLSALVALGGVAVLAVALGLLRHGIREGSRLADVVRAGRNETAQITLRGTLLLLLVLVAVTDRFHLDAVLGAFLAGLVLRRWVGAAAPLLESKLDAVGYGFFVPLFFAYSGMGLDLDAIAEAPLLLALLLVLMLAVRGGPVLVLYRGVLARRERWQTALVSATALPVLVALTEIAVRSGTMTTDDAAALVGAGVLTVLVLPALVVALERRRAEPAHTPRRNPLGPTR
- a CDS encoding alpha/beta fold hydrolase produces the protein MSTAARDDHGDHGAARPVQRHRRLRRRVVATVGATVLAFAGVLVVLEGPRVLGDAAERPGLDAFYEQPPGATDGAPGTLVRDEALEGTPPGSRAWRVMYRSTDLDGRTVVVTAAVITPLGPAPSGGRTVLVWGHPTTGTAASCAPSRGFDPFIGIEGLRLMLDRGYTVVAPDYVGMGTDGPDSYLVGATAAHTLLDAVRAAQHVEGAEAGSRVVLWGHSQGGQAVLLAAEDQPGYAPELDVAAVAAAAPAADLTALVRSHLDDISGVTIGSYAFPAFAQAYGGSVPGARLEDVLTSAARQALPGMNRLCLLSHLGELHRIGEPLVGDFFSVDPTTTQPWAALLRENSAGSRVISAPVFVAQGAEDELVLPADTDAFVQAARQRGDDVHLEPVAHASHATIAYLSLPALGRWLDEQHV
- a CDS encoding STAS domain-containing protein codes for the protein MTAPVIRAPAPAPGGDEVVVVLTSALLAGGPADLRWLLQGVLLSGARRIVVDLGEVDSVAGRALATLLTAHRICRARGGGVVLRGADPRTRDTLRRTGLWRVLHVQCGSGPAQARSGTSADEAGEQRRAELPLAVVP
- a CDS encoding BTAD domain-containing putative transcriptional regulator, translated to MQFRDLGPLVVELDGAEHPPPGLKPSALLAALVVHANRRVAVSTLLEVVWAGRPPAKAEGTLESHVWRLRRLLEPGRGRGEAPGVLVNDSGGYRLLARADQVDSARFEHLADETRALATDGEPADVLARCDEALALWRGTPYEQIAAQEWIVPFLVRLEEIAAELRERRIDALLGTGATDRALSDVARLIEETPYRERLWAQRMIGLYRTGRAEEALQAYQRARTRLLDELGTEPGTELREVHRRVLAQDPALAPAPPPVTVRPSRSATVPAAHLPARAEPLIGRATDLQALTDLVRTRRLVTVTGAAGCGKTRLAVEVAAAVVEAFPDGAWFVDLTAVDRPELVVDVLTTTLGLAAPVSGSAGDALRDHLRDRRMLVVLDNAEHLLDAVAEVVGEVQAGAGQCVLLVTSREPVAVPGEVVWPLGPLPLTASADPLAADPEEGPGRSPALELFLARLGSADPTLTVDDDVVVVAERICEALDGVPLALELAAARVRSATLTEIADQVSADASGLRRLGRAGADHRQSVRAAIEWSHRLLSPQEQAVHRRLSVLPGPITRSAATAVAAADPVEAADVPELLALLTHRSLLHPVRLGRAPGPSLFSQLATVRGHAAHSLAAHDETAAAVRRRDTWVASLLAGRPRLSAAGGDWYDAVADAYATVRATLQHLLVEAPDPTAGRLLSHLSMFWYYRERTVEAGRWLRLALELPGLDPADTASAHLTLLGHELLRGRSDLSLPHLDAALAPIGAASTDRLVDLAELMATCALAAHTRQADDQAARLVVAVAGIADTTGDREVRLLADALALLTAAPQRTGTPSAAAADVHEQARAEGNPLVAWVAATAATAQADTPGDALRWWDRVAEAVLLVGSRDVGIWAEVRAGLMVSAGQHREAVRLFAAARRELRRSGLTWPMNPATRDLMREARGALGPGEFDRSWHDGERQLGPALLPGLVG